A genomic stretch from Bacillus sp. N1-1 includes:
- a CDS encoding PH domain-containing protein, which produces MGILSGFMGNASTMKKEDVKKELSNILADTEEVNAAFKLVRDLIVFTDKRLLFVDKQGMTGKKVEYHSVPYKSISHFSIETAGPFDLDAELKIWVSSSQTPTFSKQFKKDDSIYTIQKILTELCG; this is translated from the coding sequence ATGGGCATTTTAAGCGGATTTATGGGAAATGCTTCAACGATGAAGAAAGAAGATGTGAAGAAAGAACTGTCTAACATTCTTGCTGACACAGAAGAGGTGAATGCTGCGTTTAAGCTTGTCAGAGATTTAATCGTGTTCACAGACAAACGGCTTTTATTTGTTGACAAGCAAGGTATGACAGGCAAGAAAGTAGAATATCATTCTGTTCCATACAAGAGCATTTCGCACTTCAGCATTGAGACGGCGGGACCCTTCGATCTTGATGCAGAGCTTAAAATCTGGGTCTCTAGTTCACAGACTCCTACTTTCTCAAAACAGTTTAAGAAGGATGATAGCATCTATACAATCCAAAAAATTCTTACGGAGCTTTGCGGATAA
- a CDS encoding ABC transporter substrate-binding protein: MKKVIGLMMSLVLLFGILAGCSNSESSGEAKGDKDVDLKVWSFTDELKKPITKFEEKNGVKIELTIVPIADYPTKLKPVLESGVGAPDVFTGEIAFLKQWVNAGYWENLSEDPYNVNELADNYVPYVFDLGKDENGDVRALSWQTTPGGIYYKRSIAKEVLGTDDPDEIGEMLTSMDKVFEVSEKMKEKGYRMFPDEGSIRWFSQGDDPQAWVNEKDELKLTDQKIEFLDYAKKLREESYTALAPEWSPSWFEAMDKPIKVKENGDETQTEVFSYVLPTWGLHSVLKTNVEDSVGDWAVTSGPSPYFWGGTWLGVYNKSENKELAYDFVKMMTQDDEFLTDWAKETGDVLSYLPVTNEIKGDFSDEFLGGQNNYEFFLEQAKSIEPGIVTKYDQQLDTFYGNAVQEYVDGKKSKDEAIAEFYKKAQNAYPELKVPKK; the protein is encoded by the coding sequence ATGAAAAAGGTTATTGGTCTTATGATGTCACTCGTCTTATTGTTTGGTATTTTAGCTGGTTGTTCAAACTCGGAGTCTTCAGGAGAAGCAAAAGGGGATAAAGATGTTGATTTAAAAGTTTGGTCTTTTACCGATGAGTTAAAGAAACCAATTACAAAATTTGAAGAAAAAAATGGGGTAAAAATCGAGCTAACAATTGTACCGATTGCTGACTACCCTACTAAGCTTAAGCCTGTTCTTGAAAGTGGCGTAGGAGCACCCGATGTGTTTACGGGAGAAATCGCGTTTTTGAAGCAATGGGTAAATGCTGGTTACTGGGAAAACCTTTCTGAGGATCCTTATAACGTAAATGAACTTGCAGATAACTATGTGCCTTATGTTTTTGACTTAGGTAAGGACGAGAATGGTGATGTAAGAGCATTATCATGGCAAACAACACCTGGTGGAATTTACTACAAGCGTAGCATTGCGAAAGAAGTACTTGGCACCGATGATCCTGATGAAATTGGTGAAATGCTAACTTCAATGGATAAAGTATTTGAAGTATCAGAAAAAATGAAAGAAAAAGGTTACCGTATGTTCCCGGATGAAGGATCGATTCGCTGGTTCTCTCAAGGAGATGATCCTCAAGCTTGGGTCAATGAAAAGGATGAATTAAAGCTAACAGATCAAAAAATCGAATTTCTAGATTATGCAAAAAAACTACGTGAAGAAAGCTATACAGCGCTTGCTCCAGAATGGTCACCTTCATGGTTTGAAGCAATGGATAAGCCAATTAAGGTAAAAGAAAATGGCGATGAAACTCAAACAGAAGTTTTCTCTTATGTTCTTCCTACATGGGGTCTACATAGTGTCTTGAAGACAAATGTAGAAGACTCTGTTGGAGACTGGGCAGTAACAAGTGGTCCAAGTCCTTATTTCTGGGGTGGAACTTGGTTAGGTGTCTACAACAAGTCTGAGAATAAAGAGCTTGCGTATGATTTCGTGAAAATGATGACACAAGATGATGAATTCCTAACAGATTGGGCAAAAGAAACAGGCGATGTTCTTTCTTACCTTCCAGTTACGAACGAAATCAAAGGCGATTTTAGTGATGAGTTTCTTGGTGGACAGAACAACTACGAATTCTTCCTTGAGCAAGCAAAGAGCATTGAGCCAGGTATCGTAACAAAGTACGATCAGCAGCTTGATACATTCTATGGTAATGCGGTTCAGGAGTACGTGGATGGTAAGAAATCAAAGGACGAAGCGATTGCAGAATTTTATAAGAAAGCACAAAATGCTTACCCTGAATTAAAAGTACCAAAGAAGTAA
- a CDS encoding Glu/Leu/Phe/Val dehydrogenase: METAVSQQLKQDEKQDTESLNLFHSTQIVVKEALDQLGYSDEMYELLKEPMRMLTVRIPVRMDNDKVRIFTGYRSQHNDAVGPTKGGVRFHPEVNEDEVKALSLWMSLKCGIANLPYGGGKGGIICDPREMSFRELERLSRGYVRAISQIVGPTKDIPAPDVFTNSQIMAWMMDEYSRIREFDSPGFITGKPVVLGGSHGRETATARGVTICIEEAARKKGINLQGARVVIQGFGNAGSFLAKFMHDAGAIIIGISDAYGAIYDSKGLDIDDLLDRRDSFGTVTTLFNNTITNKELLELDCDILVPAAISNQITIENASAIKASIVVEAANGPTTIEATKILTKRGILLVPDVLASSGGVTVSYFEWVQNNQGYYWTEEEVEARLRKVIVESFAKVYEISKTYHVDTRLAAYMAGIRKMAEASKFRGWV, from the coding sequence ATGGAAACGGCAGTTAGCCAACAATTAAAGCAGGATGAAAAACAAGATACGGAATCACTGAATTTATTTCACTCCACTCAAATTGTCGTGAAGGAAGCGCTGGATCAATTAGGCTATTCAGATGAGATGTATGAACTTTTAAAAGAACCAATGAGAATGCTAACTGTCCGTATTCCTGTGCGAATGGATAATGATAAGGTTCGTATTTTTACCGGATATCGGTCCCAACATAATGATGCGGTGGGACCAACAAAAGGTGGGGTGCGATTTCATCCAGAGGTAAATGAAGATGAAGTGAAGGCGCTATCTTTATGGATGAGCTTAAAATGCGGGATCGCCAATTTACCGTACGGCGGAGGGAAGGGTGGGATCATTTGTGATCCGCGCGAGATGTCTTTTCGCGAATTGGAAAGGTTAAGCCGTGGCTATGTTCGTGCAATCAGTCAGATTGTTGGGCCCACAAAAGATATTCCTGCTCCAGATGTTTTTACAAATTCACAAATTATGGCATGGATGATGGATGAATACAGTCGGATTCGTGAATTCGATTCTCCTGGATTCATTACGGGTAAACCAGTGGTGCTTGGTGGCTCTCATGGAAGAGAAACTGCAACAGCTCGTGGTGTAACGATCTGCATTGAAGAGGCTGCTAGAAAAAAAGGAATCAATCTACAAGGAGCACGCGTAGTCATTCAGGGGTTTGGCAATGCTGGGAGTTTCTTAGCGAAATTCATGCATGATGCTGGGGCTATAATCATTGGAATTTCTGATGCCTATGGTGCGATTTATGATTCTAAAGGCCTTGATATTGATGACTTGCTAGATCGGCGCGATAGTTTTGGAACGGTGACAACTTTATTTAACAACACGATTACGAATAAGGAGCTCCTTGAGTTAGACTGCGATATTCTTGTACCAGCTGCGATTTCAAATCAAATTACAATCGAAAATGCTTCAGCCATTAAAGCTTCCATTGTAGTAGAAGCTGCTAATGGACCGACAACAATCGAAGCTACCAAAATCTTAACAAAGCGGGGTATTTTACTTGTACCTGATGTATTGGCAAGTTCAGGTGGTGTGACAGTCTCGTATTTTGAATGGGTCCAAAATAATCAGGGATACTATTGGACCGAAGAAGAAGTAGAAGCAAGGTTGCGAAAAGTGATCGTTGAGTCTTTTGCGAAAGTTTATGAAATCTCAAAAACTTACCACGTTGATACAAGGTTAGCAGCTTATATGGCGGGAATTCGAAAGATGGCAGAAGCTTCAAAGTTTCGAGGTTGGGTTTAG
- the nhaC gene encoding Na+/H+ antiporter NhaC, which translates to MRRTGKQMTFGLAIVPFIAMIVAMVFTIVVFEGSAHIPLILGAVVSAFIAWFVGFSWNEIESSIYKGIRLSLPAVVIIILVGIVIGAWIGGGIVATMFYYGLKLISPGFFLVSIAVICAIVSIATGSSWSTMGTIGIAGMGIGMSMDIPSGMVAGAIISGAYFGDKMSPLSDTTNLASGTVGANLFEHIKHMTYTTVPAFIIALCVYWYLGTKFASNKIDFEKIEAIMKVLQDQFVISPWLLIAPALVILLVSKKVPVIPSLISGIILGFLADVFVQGGDVGTAVNTLQSGFFIETGNATIDELFNRGGIDDMMYTVSLVICAMTFGGILENTGMLHAIVNQIIKIAKTAKGLLTTTVMSAFATNVLTAEQYISVVLPGRMYVKRYRELNLHPKNLSRAIEDGGTLTSVFVPWNTCAVFIFGTLGVSVIDYAPYAVLNYLVPILSVVFAWTGLTVAYMTKEERMNQILEEKVEEVG; encoded by the coding sequence ATGAGGAGAACCGGTAAACAGATGACTTTTGGTTTAGCAATTGTTCCGTTTATAGCTATGATTGTTGCGATGGTTTTTACCATTGTCGTTTTTGAAGGAAGTGCCCATATTCCTCTTATTTTAGGTGCTGTTGTATCCGCTTTCATTGCGTGGTTTGTTGGTTTCAGTTGGAATGAAATCGAATCTAGTATTTATAAAGGAATTCGTCTTTCGTTACCAGCAGTGGTTATCATCATTCTTGTAGGGATTGTGATAGGTGCATGGATTGGCGGAGGAATTGTTGCGACGATGTTTTATTATGGTTTAAAGCTCATATCGCCGGGTTTTTTCTTAGTGTCTATTGCAGTTATTTGTGCAATTGTCTCGATTGCGACGGGAAGTTCGTGGTCCACAATGGGAACAATCGGTATTGCAGGTATGGGAATAGGAATGAGCATGGACATTCCTTCAGGGATGGTTGCTGGAGCGATTATTTCAGGAGCGTACTTTGGGGATAAAATGTCCCCTCTTTCAGATACGACGAATCTCGCTTCAGGGACAGTAGGGGCAAATTTGTTCGAGCATATTAAGCATATGACGTATACCACAGTGCCAGCCTTTATCATCGCTCTATGTGTTTACTGGTATTTAGGAACAAAATTTGCCTCGAATAAGATTGATTTTGAGAAAATCGAAGCGATTATGAAAGTGTTACAAGACCAATTCGTTATATCACCTTGGCTCCTTATAGCGCCAGCTCTAGTAATTTTATTAGTATCAAAAAAAGTACCCGTTATCCCTTCCTTAATTTCTGGTATTATTCTGGGTTTTCTTGCTGATGTTTTTGTGCAGGGCGGTGATGTAGGAACAGCGGTCAATACATTGCAAAGCGGGTTTTTCATTGAAACAGGAAATGCCACAATCGATGAACTTTTCAATCGAGGTGGCATAGACGATATGATGTATACCGTTTCTCTCGTTATTTGTGCGATGACGTTTGGTGGAATACTAGAAAACACAGGTATGCTTCATGCAATTGTGAATCAAATTATTAAAATAGCAAAAACAGCAAAAGGGCTGTTAACGACGACAGTTATGTCTGCTTTTGCGACAAATGTGTTAACGGCAGAACAATATATATCAGTGGTACTACCAGGTCGGATGTATGTGAAAAGATATAGGGAGTTAAATCTCCATCCCAAAAATTTATCAAGGGCGATCGAGGATGGCGGGACATTGACTTCTGTGTTTGTCCCGTGGAATACGTGTGCTGTATTTATCTTTGGTACGTTAGGAGTTTCTGTGATTGACTATGCGCCATATGCGGTTTTAAATTATCTCGTGCCTATTCTTTCGGTTGTCTTTGCATGGACTGGTTTAACAGTTGCCTATATGACAAAGGAAGAGAGAATGAACCAGATACTAGAAGAGAAGGTAGAAGAAGTAGGATAA
- a CDS encoding alpha/beta hydrolase produces MPFMNLEDDLELYYEDVGMGSPVIFIHGVWMSSRFFKKQLPYFRQKYRAISLDLRGHGQSSHVQKGHTVANYARDLKKFIDELHLKEVTLVGWSMGAFVIWEYLHQFGEDNVKGTVIVDELASDFKWPDFDIGAFDLPALTGMMRDIQSDQKELLQGFIPLMFKEDRSQSELEWMLEETTKMPASIASAILFDQSIIDCRPYLNKITKPTLLCFGKEEKLIPVAAGEHLEREIPNAKLVIFEDSCHCPFIEETDRFNRIVDEFIGDIN; encoded by the coding sequence ATGCCATTCATGAATCTTGAAGATGATCTGGAACTTTATTATGAAGATGTGGGAATGGGGAGTCCAGTCATCTTTATTCACGGTGTTTGGATGAGTAGCCGTTTTTTCAAAAAGCAGCTTCCTTACTTTAGACAGAAGTATCGAGCAATTTCTCTGGACCTAAGAGGTCATGGGCAATCCTCTCATGTTCAGAAAGGTCATACGGTAGCAAACTATGCTCGTGATCTTAAGAAATTCATCGATGAACTTCATTTAAAGGAAGTCACGTTAGTTGGTTGGTCAATGGGAGCCTTTGTCATTTGGGAATATTTGCATCAGTTCGGTGAAGACAATGTGAAGGGAACAGTTATTGTTGATGAGCTCGCATCTGACTTCAAATGGCCTGATTTTGATATAGGTGCATTCGATCTCCCAGCACTTACAGGAATGATGAGAGACATTCAATCCGATCAGAAGGAATTGCTTCAAGGGTTTATTCCTCTCATGTTTAAAGAGGACCGATCTCAATCTGAGCTTGAGTGGATGTTAGAGGAGACAACGAAAATGCCAGCTTCCATTGCGAGTGCTATTTTATTCGATCAATCGATCATTGACTGCCGTCCTTATTTAAATAAAATCACGAAACCAACGCTACTGTGTTTTGGAAAAGAAGAAAAGCTCATCCCAGTAGCAGCAGGGGAACACTTAGAACGTGAAATCCCTAACGCAAAACTCGTTATATTTGAAGATAGCTGCCACTGTCCATTTATAGAAGAAACTGACCGATTTAATCGGATCGTTGATGAATTTATTGGGGATATAAATTAG
- a CDS encoding ornithine--oxo-acid transaminase, producing MKTKTTTENLIEKTTQLGANNYNPLPIVITEAEGVWVKDPEGNQYMDMLSAYSAVNQGHRHPKIIQALKDQADRITLTSRAFHNDQLAPFYEKVAKLTNKAKVLPMNTGAEAVETAIKTVRRWAYDVKGVSENQAEIIACVGNFHGRTMTAVSLSSEAEYQRGFGPMLPGIKLIPYGDIEALRKAITPNTAAFLFEPIQGEAGIVIPPEGFLKEAYDVCKENNVLYVADEIQAGLGRSGKTFACDWEDVEPDIYILGKALGGGVFPISCIAANEEILGVFNPGSHGSTFGGNPLGCAVSVAALDVLENEQLAQRSLELGNYFQEKLKEIDNPLIKEVRGKGLFIGVELTESARPYCEKLKEEGLLCKETHDTVIRFAPPLVISREDLDWAIAKIVSVLSK from the coding sequence ATGAAGACTAAAACAACGACTGAAAACCTGATTGAAAAAACAACTCAACTTGGAGCGAATAATTATAATCCGTTACCAATTGTTATTACGGAAGCGGAAGGGGTTTGGGTAAAAGACCCTGAAGGTAACCAATACATGGATATGCTGAGCGCTTATTCAGCAGTAAACCAGGGACATCGTCATCCGAAGATTATTCAAGCTTTAAAAGATCAAGCGGATCGCATCACATTAACATCCCGAGCTTTTCATAACGACCAATTGGCTCCTTTTTATGAAAAGGTAGCAAAGCTAACGAATAAAGCGAAAGTTCTTCCGATGAATACTGGTGCAGAGGCGGTTGAAACGGCGATTAAGACGGTTCGAAGATGGGCCTATGATGTGAAAGGTGTTTCTGAAAATCAGGCGGAAATTATTGCATGTGTAGGAAATTTCCATGGCAGAACAATGACGGCTGTATCACTTTCTTCTGAGGCGGAATATCAACGAGGATTTGGGCCGATGTTACCTGGAATAAAATTAATTCCCTATGGTGATATAGAAGCGCTAAGAAAAGCCATCACGCCAAACACGGCTGCTTTTCTCTTTGAACCGATTCAAGGAGAAGCAGGGATTGTGATTCCGCCTGAAGGGTTTTTGAAAGAAGCTTATGACGTATGTAAAGAAAACAATGTTCTTTACGTAGCAGATGAAATACAGGCCGGGCTAGGTCGCTCTGGTAAAACGTTCGCCTGCGATTGGGAAGATGTTGAGCCGGATATTTATATACTTGGAAAGGCACTTGGCGGTGGTGTTTTCCCGATTTCGTGTATTGCAGCAAATGAAGAGATCCTTGGGGTGTTTAATCCCGGGTCACATGGTTCTACATTTGGTGGGAATCCACTTGGGTGCGCAGTATCGGTTGCAGCCCTCGACGTATTGGAAAATGAACAGTTAGCTCAGCGGTCACTCGAGCTTGGGAACTATTTTCAAGAAAAATTAAAAGAAATCGATAACCCTCTTATTAAAGAAGTGCGCGGTAAAGGGTTATTTATCGGAGTTGAATTAACAGAGTCAGCAAGACCATACTGCGAAAAGTTAAAAGAAGAAGGGCTTTTATGTAAAGAAACACATGATACGGTGATTCGATTTGCGCCACCGCTCGTGATCTCACGTGAAGATCTAGATTGGGCCATAGCTAAAATCGTAAGTGTGTTGTCAAAGTAA
- a CDS encoding LacI family DNA-binding transcriptional regulator: MITIYDLAKKTGFSSTTVSKALNNYPDVSKKTRQAILDTATEMGYLPNAHAQSLSTKKSWTIGVMFSEDNQIGMKHPFFSAVIESFRKHAEKEGYDLILASRNLRNRGSSYLEHFMYRGVDGIVVICSDPNDPQVQEMIDASIPIVVIDMSNQNCSVVFSDNLSGGALAINYLYSLGHTKIAHISGEPSIYAGQVRIQGYSDAMKKLELPILEGYLVNGGMFSIEEGAKAMDKLLDLKEPPTAIFIAGDHMAIGAMEAAKKRGYNIPDDISIIGYDDIEMASYVTPKLTTIKQDTDSIGIRATQLLMKQIIQKKKIITEEIIPVELIERESCKRLKKK; this comes from the coding sequence ATGATTACAATCTATGATTTAGCAAAAAAAACTGGATTTTCAAGTACGACCGTTTCTAAAGCTCTTAATAATTACCCAGATGTTAGCAAAAAGACAAGGCAAGCCATTCTTGATACGGCTACTGAAATGGGCTACTTACCAAATGCTCATGCACAATCTCTTTCAACGAAGAAATCATGGACAATAGGCGTCATGTTTTCGGAAGACAATCAAATCGGGATGAAGCATCCATTTTTCAGTGCTGTTATTGAAAGCTTTCGTAAGCATGCTGAGAAGGAAGGGTATGATCTTATTCTTGCTTCTAGGAACCTGCGTAACAGAGGATCAAGTTATCTTGAGCACTTTATGTATAGAGGTGTGGATGGCATTGTAGTCATCTGCTCAGATCCAAATGATCCACAGGTGCAAGAAATGATTGATGCTAGCATTCCAATTGTTGTCATCGATATGAGTAATCAAAACTGTAGTGTCGTATTCTCTGATAATCTTTCCGGTGGTGCACTTGCAATTAACTACTTGTACTCGCTCGGCCATACGAAGATCGCCCATATTTCAGGTGAACCTTCTATCTATGCTGGCCAAGTAAGAATTCAGGGTTACTCGGACGCGATGAAGAAGTTAGAGCTTCCGATTTTAGAAGGCTATCTTGTTAATGGTGGAATGTTTTCTATTGAAGAAGGCGCGAAAGCCATGGATAAGCTTCTTGATTTAAAAGAGCCACCTACAGCTATATTTATAGCTGGAGACCATATGGCCATAGGTGCAATGGAAGCTGCTAAGAAAAGAGGGTACAATATCCCAGATGATATCTCGATCATCGGATATGATGATATTGAAATGGCAAGCTATGTAACGCCGAAATTAACAACAATTAAACAGGATACTGATTCAATTGGTATTCGTGCAACCCAGCTTCTTATGAAGCAAATCATTCAAAAGAAAAAAATCATCACAGAAGAAATTATCCCAGTCGAGTTAATTGAAAGAGAATCTTGTAAACGACTAAAGAAAAAATAA